One genomic segment of Hordeum vulgare subsp. vulgare chromosome 2H, MorexV3_pseudomolecules_assembly, whole genome shotgun sequence includes these proteins:
- the LOC123425126 gene encoding uncharacterized protein LOC123425126 yields the protein MSKKKNKPEKSIKLLKDAEQAVTSDYIIGDCLDELLSKLIRSVEVAQDSRGGLPEKIWMKQQFSVGVNDVTRVLERMPVAAASHSCCSSKAPASTARRRAPLVPFQAVIIAADCNPKWLTKHIPTLASTRQVPVLCLKDNKGSSLRLGQVVNVGTALAIGIKARDSIINKAIDEILKDYKPVADEQ from the exons AtgagcaagaagaagaacaaacctGAGAAGTCAATCAAGTTGCTGAAAGATGCTGAACAAGC AGTAACTTCAGATTACATCATAGGAGATTGTCTTGATGAACTATTGTCGAAACTTATCAG GAGTGTAGAGGTTGCCCAGGATTCAAGGGGAGGTTTGCCAGAAAAGATATGGATGAAG CAACAATTTTCCGTTGGGGTCAACGACGTGACAAGGGTTCTTGAGCGAATGCCTGTGGCCGCTGCTTCTCATTCTTGCTGTTCCAGTAAAGCACCGGCCAGCACAGCTAGGCGGAGAGCTCCTTTGGTGCCATTTCAG GCCGTCATTATAGCCGCTGATTGCAATCCCAAATGGCTAACAAAGCACATTCCAACCCTGGCAAGCACAAGGCAAGTCCCCGTCCTGTGCCTGAAGGACAACAAAGGAAGCTCACTTAGGTTAGGTCAAGTGGTGAATGTCGGAACAGCGCTGGCCATCGGGATAAAG GCCAGAGACAGCATAATCAATAAGGCTATCGATGAAATACTGAAGGATTATAAGCCAGTGGCTGATGAACAGTAA